The segment CTCGTTGCGGCTGAACGCGACCATGTTCAGAGCGACCGCCAAGCCCGACTTCACCTCAGGGGAGCAGGTGGAGAAGGCGGCGGTGGTCTCGAGCTGCAGCGTCAGACCAGTGAAGCCCTGCTCGAGGCTGTCGTGGATCTCGCCGGCGAGCCGGTTGCGCTCGGCGAGCGTGGCGCTGGTGCGGGTTTCCTGCTGCAGCTGGCGCATGGTGGTCTGCAACTCGCCGGTGCGCTGCGCCACCAGCTGTTCCAGCGCGGCATTCCGCGCTTCCGCCCGGCGCATCGCAAACCGCACCAGCCCGAACAGCAGGGCGGCGAGCAAGATCGGGTAGCTGGCCAGCACATACCAGTGCCGATACCAAGGCGGCGTGACCGTGAACCCGAAGGCTTTGGAGGCGCCGATCGGACCACGGCTGTCGATGAGCCGGACGCGGAGCCGGTAGACGCCCTCGTGCAGATCGGACAATGCGACGGAGGAGCCGGAGGCGACTTGTTCCCACGGCTGGTCGTTGAGCCGGTATTCGTAGGCAGGGGGCCGCATCGAGGCGTAGCTGCCGGCGAAGAAATCGAATCGCACGCTGTTCTGATCGTAACCGAGCGGCTGCAGCAGGGCCGGAGTGCCGGCCGGGCGTGGGATCTCCGCATTCGTGCGGCTGTCGCGAATCGAGACTAGCACCGGCGAGAAGGCCGCGGCAGGGGGAGAGCTTCCGTGCCGGTCGAGGCGGTAGAGGGATTGACCGGTGGACACCCAGATCTCGCCGCTAGGCAGAGCGCGGATCAGCGGGACGCGTTCGTCGATCGCCTGATAGCTGGTCGAGTCGAAGGTGTAGCGGCCGGCGCGGGCAGTCACCCAGAGAACCCCTTGTTGATGCGAGCCCCACCACGTCCCGGTCTCGTCGGCGCAGATGCGCACGAGCGGATAAGGGGCTTGGCGAAACAATTCGTTCAACTCGGGCGCGGCGGTGAAAGTCTGACGGCGTTCGTCGAAGAACACGCGCTGGCCTTCCGAACCACTGAGAACCACGGTGGAGCCGAGCACACTCACGTTGACCCAGCTGGGCGTGGGCCAGGGGAACTCTTCGAAGACACGGGATTCGAGCCGGCCCGCGCTCAGCCCGATGCGGGCGACGCGGTTGACGCCGAGCTCGATCCAGGCTGCGCCTTGACCGGCGTGGACGATAGCCGGGTAACCGACGCCCGGAATGCGCGGAGCGCACTCCGACCAATGCCCGTCGCGCACCTGGATCGCGCTGATTTCTTTTTCGCCGATCACGATGCAGGTGGTGGCGTCCACCGGCACCAGCCGGGCACCGCCGACGCCGGGCACGGCGAGGGCGAAGTCGGCATCGGGTTGATGGACGTAAACGCCGTCGTGGTTGCTGACGAGCAGCGCGTCGCCCACCACGGCGATCCCCCAAGCGCCGGCTCCGGGTTGGCCGCGCACCGGTTGAAACTGCGCGGGACCCTCAATGGCCGTGGGAACCGGGCTGTAGAGACGCCCGGCGGAGGCGATGACGATCTCGCCCCGCCACGACACGACCTGCGGCCAGCTGATCGGCAGTCCGAGCGTTTGGCCGAACCGCGTGAACGGCTGCCCGTAAAGGATCTTGAGCACGCCGGTTTCGTTGGCCGCCCACAGCACGCCAGGCTCGCGGCTGGCGAGGGCGGTGACGCGCGAGTATTCGGGACCGGTGAGCGCGAACCGCACCTGACCTTCCGTATCCACAATGTAGACCCCGATGCCGCCGACCGAGACGGCGGCGCCGCCCTCGGGCAGCGCCTGCAGCGCGGTCACCCCGGCAAGAAGCTGGGGCCCGAGCGGCGGCGGCAGGTCCTCCAGCGCCCCGCCACGGTAGCGGAGGAGGTGGCGATAGGTGGTGGCCAGCAGACCGGAGTTCGGGCCGAGCCGGGCGAATCGGCCAACCGCCCTACTCCCGAACACCCGCCGGTCGGCGGTGGTGAGGGTCTGACGCGAAGCATCGAGGATCAGCACTCCGCGGTCATGTGACGAGACATAGATCGTGTTCTCGAACACGAAGAGGCACGAGACGCCGGGAACCTCGAAGAACTGGTGCTCGCCGGTCTGGCGGTCGCGGAACACGACGCCGTTCCAACCGGCGAAATAGACGCCTTCGGGCCGGCAAACGATTTCGGCGAAATTCGTGGCGAGCACCCACTTGGGGTAGGTCTTCGGCACGAAGGATTGTGGCCGCAATTGTCCGCTCGG is part of the Opitutus terrae PB90-1 genome and harbors:
- a CDS encoding sensor histidine kinase — its product is MTASSRAQPRLVRGTRGCAFAPIPRVAGWLALVLLLGGLAHARTAGPVVGNPLTRFYPYEEIGRVSRGVHLNFDALGRLAVVQEDEYIVLNDNLWLRLSSPALAGIGMYAATPDLDGSLVYGALGSWGRLTPEPSGQLRPQSFVPKTYPKWVLATNFAEIVCRPEGVYFAGWNGVVFRDRQTGEHQFFEVPGVSCLFVFENTIYVSSHDRGVLILDASRQTLTTADRRVFGSRAVGRFARLGPNSGLLATTYRHLLRYRGGALEDLPPPLGPQLLAGVTALQALPEGGAAVSVGGIGVYIVDTEGQVRFALTGPEYSRVTALASREPGVLWAANETGVLKILYGQPFTRFGQTLGLPISWPQVVSWRGEIVIASAGRLYSPVPTAIEGPAQFQPVRGQPGAGAWGIAVVGDALLVSNHDGVYVHQPDADFALAVPGVGGARLVPVDATTCIVIGEKEISAIQVRDGHWSECAPRIPGVGYPAIVHAGQGAAWIELGVNRVARIGLSAGRLESRVFEEFPWPTPSWVNVSVLGSTVVLSGSEGQRVFFDERRQTFTAAPELNELFRQAPYPLVRICADETGTWWGSHQQGVLWVTARAGRYTFDSTSYQAIDERVPLIRALPSGEIWVSTGQSLYRLDRHGSSPPAAAFSPVLVSIRDSRTNAEIPRPAGTPALLQPLGYDQNSVRFDFFAGSYASMRPPAYEYRLNDQPWEQVASGSSVALSDLHEGVYRLRVRLIDSRGPIGASKAFGFTVTPPWYRHWYVLASYPILLAALLFGLVRFAMRRAEARNAALEQLVAQRTGELQTTMRQLQQETRTSATLAERNRLAGEIHDSLEQGFTGLTLQLETTAAFSTCSPEVKSGLAVALNMVAFSRNEVRHAVRDMHSPILASADLETALRQILAQVAPHADYARLRIEGSPVRLGSSVEHHLLRIAQEAIANAVKHAAASHLAVTLAFRKSEVELDIRDDGRGFDPAAVLNAGIGHFGLPSFRGRANKIGGTVEITSRPGAGTRITVRVPVEKAVIL